A part of Bacteroidota bacterium genomic DNA contains:
- a CDS encoding elongation factor Ts has translation MATTITASQVNELRTLTGAGLMDCKKALTEANGDVQAAIDYLRKKGAKVAELRAGRAAAEGVVIAKTSADNKKGVAVYLSCETDFVGKNEEFVKFATAIADLALAKAPKTLEELLELDLNGSTVKAQVQEKVSAIGELINVSAYETIEGESIIPYNHMGNKIGVLVALNKGLNDNVSAVGKDIAMQIAAMNPIALDASAVPADVLAREKAVAREKAVAAGKPESILDKISEGAANTYIKENTLLTQPFVKDGSKTVQQVLTSAEGGLTVTAFKRVERGAVK, from the coding sequence ATGGCAACAACGATCACAGCATCACAAGTAAATGAATTAAGAACCCTGACCGGTGCAGGTTTAATGGATTGTAAGAAAGCATTGACCGAAGCCAATGGAGATGTGCAGGCAGCGATTGACTATTTGCGTAAGAAAGGAGCTAAGGTGGCTGAACTTCGCGCAGGTCGTGCAGCGGCAGAAGGGGTGGTTATAGCAAAAACATCTGCTGACAACAAAAAAGGTGTAGCAGTATACCTTTCCTGCGAAACTGATTTCGTAGGAAAGAATGAGGAGTTTGTAAAGTTCGCAACCGCGATTGCAGACTTGGCACTTGCTAAGGCCCCTAAGACTCTGGAAGAATTGCTGGAACTTGATTTAAACGGCTCCACCGTCAAAGCACAAGTACAAGAGAAAGTTTCTGCTATTGGTGAGTTGATTAACGTATCGGCTTATGAAACCATTGAAGGAGAAAGCATCATCCCTTATAACCACATGGGAAATAAAATTGGAGTTCTGGTCGCTTTGAACAAGGGGCTGAATGATAATGTTAGTGCCGTTGGGAAGGATATAGCAATGCAAATTGCCGCTATGAATCCAATTGCATTGGATGCCAGCGCAGTTCCTGCAGATGTTTTAGCAAGAGAAAAGGCGGTGGCTCGTGAAAAGGCTGTAGCTGCCGGAAAACCGGAGAGTATTCTAGATAAAATTTCCGAGGGTGCGGCGAATACCTATATCAAGGAAAATACCTTGTTAACTCAGCCCTTTGTAAAGGATGGCAGCAAAACCGTTCAGCAAGTTCTTACTTCAGCTGAAGGCGGATTGACTGTAACGGCCTTCAAAAGAGTTGAAAGGGGAGCGGTAAAATAG
- the serC gene encoding 3-phosphoserine/phosphohydroxythreonine transaminase: MKKINFYSGPAILPPEVVVKAGEAIQNFAGTGLSILEISHRSKEFIQVMEEARNLVRELMDLDKDHEVLFLQGGASSQFYMVPMNLLGKDETACFLETGQWAHLAMEEALTFGKAHIACSSKEENYRFIPKNISLPDSSKYLHLTTNNTIYGTQLTTSFISQLAAQSSWLVADMSSDIFSRQMDFNQFDLIYASAQKNVGAAGITIVVVNKNILGTVDRPIPKMLDYRLHIERDSMYNTPSSFAVYISYLTLKWIKQQGLKAIEERNIRKARKLYEVIDSSKIFEGTADDEDQSLMNVCFTIKDKSLEEKFLKFTSERGIVGIKGYRTVGGFRASIYNAMPEDGVDILVDAIKEFENKQA, from the coding sequence ATGAAAAAGATAAATTTCTATTCTGGTCCTGCTATTCTTCCTCCTGAAGTGGTGGTTAAGGCAGGTGAAGCCATTCAGAATTTTGCCGGAACGGGATTGAGTATTCTGGAGATTTCACACCGCAGCAAGGAGTTTATTCAGGTGATGGAAGAAGCGCGAAATCTAGTGAGAGAATTGATGGATTTGGATAAAGACCACGAAGTGTTATTTCTACAAGGAGGTGCTTCTTCTCAGTTTTATATGGTCCCAATGAATCTTTTAGGTAAGGACGAAACGGCCTGTTTTTTAGAAACCGGACAATGGGCGCATCTGGCAATGGAAGAAGCGTTGACTTTTGGAAAAGCTCACATTGCTTGCTCCTCCAAAGAAGAGAACTATCGTTTCATACCGAAGAATATCTCACTGCCCGATTCTTCAAAGTATTTGCACCTGACTACCAATAATACCATCTATGGAACCCAACTAACGACAAGTTTTATCTCGCAGCTCGCAGCTCAAAGCTCTTGGCTTGTGGCTGACATGAGTTCAGATATCTTTTCCCGTCAGATGGATTTCAATCAGTTCGATTTGATTTACGCCAGTGCTCAAAAGAATGTTGGCGCAGCAGGAATCACCATTGTAGTAGTGAACAAAAATATTTTAGGAACAGTGGACAGACCCATTCCTAAAATGCTGGATTATCGTTTACATATTGAGAGAGATTCTATGTATAACACGCCATCTTCTTTTGCCGTTTATATTTCTTATCTCACTCTGAAATGGATTAAGCAACAAGGATTAAAAGCAATAGAAGAAAGAAACATACGGAAAGCCAGAAAACTTTATGAAGTGATTGACTCCAGCAAAATCTTTGAAGGAACCGCAGACGATGAGGATCAATCGCTGATGAATGTTTGCTTCACCATCAAGGATAAATCCTTAGAGGAAAAATTCCTGAAGTTTACCTCCGAAAGAGGAATTGTTGGTATTAAAGGTTATCGCACCGTTGGTGGCTTTCGGGCTTCGATTTATAACGCCATGCCGGAAGATGGCGTGGATATATTAGTGGATGCCATTAAAGAATTTGAAAACAAACAGGCGTAA